One genomic segment of Coffea arabica cultivar ET-39 chromosome 6e, Coffea Arabica ET-39 HiFi, whole genome shotgun sequence includes these proteins:
- the LOC113694521 gene encoding peptide chain release factor PrfB3, chloroplastic isoform X1: MAKVPAEPISLSAALSSSASSVRRRHKSSRIRASQPLNDKSNSNKQLGMFALRKKIEDSILSAEILAPTALEQEEARRIQLEKVIRECNLWDDIAQANEFLVKLAESDKAVDALKDLRYKAEEAKLIMELAEMDAINDGLFNQAYSASVYVNKFLKKYEMSKLLNEPYEREGACITIESGHEGIHDERWAEQLVQMYIKWAEKQGHKWRIIEKFPSKNGGIKSAILEFESNFVYGYLMGERGVHRMIKASPDGSLASEGSSATVDVIPLFLESVPDIFIDDKVLMISFSSTDEEYLSRTSPSVHIQHIPTGFTVKATGERSQFANKMKALNRLKAKLLTVLENQRISKVEDIDRSAIVDLWCQEITRRYVFYPAKLVQDVKTGIQLPDLTSVLNGNIEPLIVAHINNRRSCNIIT, encoded by the exons ATGGCGAAAGTTCCAGCTGAACCCATTTCTCTAAGTGCAGCTCTTAGTTCTTCAGCTTCCTCAGTCCGCCGGCGACATAAAAGCTCAAGAATTCGAGCTTCTCAGCCCCTCAATGACAAAAGCAACTCCAATAAACAACTTG GTATGTTTGCCTTAAGGAAAAAGATTGAAGATTCAATTCTTTCTGCTGAGATATTGGCACCCACAGCATTGGAACAGGAAGAAGCTAGACGCATCCAGCTGGAAAAAGTTATTCGTGAATGTAATCTGTGGGATGACATAGCCCAAGCAAATGAATTCCTTGTCAAACTGGCTGAGAGTGATAAGGCGGTTGATGCTCTTAAAGATCTCAGATATAAG GCTGAGGAAGCTAAGCTGATCATGGAATTGGCAGAGATGGATGCTATAAATGATGGGCTATTTAACCAGGCTTATTCAGCATCTGTGTACGTAAATAAGTTTTTGAAGAAGTATGAAATGTCCAAGCTTCTTAATGAACCATATGAAAGGGAGGGAGCTTGCATTACCATAGAATCTGGACATGAAGGCATCCACGATGAG AGATGGGCCGAACAACTGGTACAAATGTACATTAAGTGGGCTGAAAAGCAAGGTCACAAGTGGAGGATAATTGAGAAATTTCCTTCAAAGAATGGTGGAATCAAGTCTGCAATCCTTGAGTTTGAATCAAACTTTGTCTATGGCTACCTGATGGGAGAAAGAGGTGTTCACCGTATGATAAAAGCCTCACCTGATGGATCCTTGGCATCTGAG GGTAGTTCAGCTACTGTGGATGTTATTCCTCTTTTTCTTGAATCAGTGCCCGACATCTTTATTGACGACAAGGTTCTAATGATCTCATTCTCATCAACTGATGAAGAATATCTTTCTAGAACTAGCCCTTCTGTCCACATACAGCATATTCCAACTGGTTTTACTGTTAAAGCAACAG GTGAAAGAAGCCAGTTTGCCAACAAGATGAAGGCCCTTAACCGCTTAAAGGCCAAACTTCTTACTGTTTTGGAGAACCAGAGAATATCAAAGGTAGAAGACATTGACAGAAGTGCCATTGTTGATTTGTGGTGTCAAGAGATTACTAGAAGATACGTGTTTTACCCAGCCAAGCTTGTACAAGATGTAAAAACTGGTATTCAACTGCCTGATCTAACCTCTGTTTTAAATGGAAACATAGAGCCTCTCATTGTTGCTCACATCAATAATAGACGATCATGTAATATAATTACCTGA
- the LOC113694521 gene encoding peptide chain release factor PrfB3, chloroplastic isoform X2, which translates to MRTRQNMEKFFKVDFQIHLLRNRFPTPGMFALRKKIEDSILSAEILAPTALEQEEARRIQLEKVIRECNLWDDIAQANEFLVKLAESDKAVDALKDLRYKAEEAKLIMELAEMDAINDGLFNQAYSASVYVNKFLKKYEMSKLLNEPYEREGACITIESGHEGIHDERWAEQLVQMYIKWAEKQGHKWRIIEKFPSKNGGIKSAILEFESNFVYGYLMGERGVHRMIKASPDGSLASEGSSATVDVIPLFLESVPDIFIDDKVLMISFSSTDEEYLSRTSPSVHIQHIPTGFTVKATGERSQFANKMKALNRLKAKLLTVLENQRISKVEDIDRSAIVDLWCQEITRRYVFYPAKLVQDVKTGIQLPDLTSVLNGNIEPLIVAHINNRRSCNIIT; encoded by the exons ATGAGAACTAGGCAAAACATGGAGAAGTTCTTCaaagttgattttcaaattcaCCTTCTGAGAAATCGATTTCCAACTCCAG GTATGTTTGCCTTAAGGAAAAAGATTGAAGATTCAATTCTTTCTGCTGAGATATTGGCACCCACAGCATTGGAACAGGAAGAAGCTAGACGCATCCAGCTGGAAAAAGTTATTCGTGAATGTAATCTGTGGGATGACATAGCCCAAGCAAATGAATTCCTTGTCAAACTGGCTGAGAGTGATAAGGCGGTTGATGCTCTTAAAGATCTCAGATATAAG GCTGAGGAAGCTAAGCTGATCATGGAATTGGCAGAGATGGATGCTATAAATGATGGGCTATTTAACCAGGCTTATTCAGCATCTGTGTACGTAAATAAGTTTTTGAAGAAGTATGAAATGTCCAAGCTTCTTAATGAACCATATGAAAGGGAGGGAGCTTGCATTACCATAGAATCTGGACATGAAGGCATCCACGATGAG AGATGGGCCGAACAACTGGTACAAATGTACATTAAGTGGGCTGAAAAGCAAGGTCACAAGTGGAGGATAATTGAGAAATTTCCTTCAAAGAATGGTGGAATCAAGTCTGCAATCCTTGAGTTTGAATCAAACTTTGTCTATGGCTACCTGATGGGAGAAAGAGGTGTTCACCGTATGATAAAAGCCTCACCTGATGGATCCTTGGCATCTGAG GGTAGTTCAGCTACTGTGGATGTTATTCCTCTTTTTCTTGAATCAGTGCCCGACATCTTTATTGACGACAAGGTTCTAATGATCTCATTCTCATCAACTGATGAAGAATATCTTTCTAGAACTAGCCCTTCTGTCCACATACAGCATATTCCAACTGGTTTTACTGTTAAAGCAACAG GTGAAAGAAGCCAGTTTGCCAACAAGATGAAGGCCCTTAACCGCTTAAAGGCCAAACTTCTTACTGTTTTGGAGAACCAGAGAATATCAAAGGTAGAAGACATTGACAGAAGTGCCATTGTTGATTTGTGGTGTCAAGAGATTACTAGAAGATACGTGTTTTACCCAGCCAAGCTTGTACAAGATGTAAAAACTGGTATTCAACTGCCTGATCTAACCTCTGTTTTAAATGGAAACATAGAGCCTCTCATTGTTGCTCACATCAATAATAGACGATCATGTAATATAATTACCTGA